Below is a genomic region from Eriocheir sinensis breed Jianghai 21 unplaced genomic scaffold, ASM2467909v1 Scaffold146, whole genome shotgun sequence.
CTGAACCTCCCCAAAAAAGCTTGAAATAGATAACCTTGTAAtacgcactggatgggcgtggaggcgtgggggcactggatgggcgtggaggcgtgggggcactggatgggcgtggaggcgtggaggcgtgggggcactgtgtgggcgtgggggcactggatgggcgtggaggcgtgggggcactggatgggcgtggaggcgtgggggcactgtgtgggcgtgggggcactggatgggcgtgggggcactgtgtgggcgtgggggcactggatgggcgtgggggcactgtgtgggcgtgggggcactgtgtgggcgtgggcggcgtgACAGACTCCGCAGCGTCGCTCTGTTTACTTCCGTTGATCTTGACCTTGATCCTGATGTTACAGGTATCCTGAGAAGGGAGGCCGTGGTTTTGTATGTCcttatatatagatttacatagaaaatcagaccacacagaccccatggtccagactaggtggtctgtccttaaacctaagtgattttacattaatcagaagactccaaaacgttgcttttctactctagttaatattacgttgaaggaagtgacggtcgagcttatttttgaaggagtcaatcgtgttgcactggaccactgatggtgggagcttattccattctcgcactacaacgttggtgaagaaaaatttggtgcagtctgaatttacttgtctacatttgagttttatgccattgttcctcgagcgcaaagtgtcatcgatcataaacagttttgttctgtctacattcttgaaaccattaagtattttaaaacattcgatcagttttcctcggaggcgacgtttctcaagagagaacatgttaagggtggaaagactttcttcgtaggatttgttgcgcaaggaagggaacatttttgttgcccgacgctgaacaccttctaatttagcaatgtcctttgtatggtggggagaccaaaactgtaccgcatattccaagtggggtctgactaaactgttgtagagcgggagtattacatctttattcttgaataaaaagtttcttttaatgaagcccaacattctgttcgctttatttgctgcatcgatgcattgatgtgagaatttgggacttgacgcgattttgacccccaggtccttaacgcattgaacgcttgtgagtttaacgccgcgcatttcgtattcgaacttcttattcctcgttccaacttgaaggacctggcacttgtctacgttaaagggcatctcccatctatccgaccaagctgaaattttgtgcaaatcctcttggaggctttgcctgccttcgtcagtgagaaccgagttaccaatctttgtgtcgtctgcaaatttactaatgcggttattgagtccaacatccacgtcgttgatgtaaataatgaagagcactgggccaaggaccgagccctgagggacgccactagtgacaggcgcccactctgagttaaatccgtcaatcactactctttgttgtctgttgctcaaccaattcgcgatccattggtttacttgaccgtcaatacctatttgctttaatttgtaaagtaatttatgatgcgggactttatcaaacgctttctggaaatcaagatagactacgtccagtgatttggttacgtcataaacagtgaagaggtcgttataaaaggttaatagatttgataggcaggatcttttgtttcggaagccatgttgtgagtccccaatcaatgagtggctttcaaggtaactcacaattttgtctctaattatgccctcaagtagcttacctacaaccgaagttagactaatgggcctgtaattacctggtacttttttttctcctttcttgaaaatcggtgtcacgttagcctttttccaatctgaagggacgatgccttgtcgcaaggacatattgaatacggttgtgagggaggagagtatttcgctcttcgtttctttcagcagagttggatatactttgtcaggtccaggacttttatttgttttaagtgaatggagagctttaaggacttcatcggttgttatttcaaaattaggcaatgcatgctcgagatttacaatagtactggtgttggtggtagcgagaggaagactgttagtattaaacaccgaggaaaagtaattgtttaagaggtttgcaatgtgttggctgtcagtcactagtgcaccgtcgctgtttgttaaaggtccaataccacttttgatcgcctttctgttgtttatgtaactgaagaaagatttcgggttatttttacagttggctgcaatattttcttcatatctacgctttgcctgacctactagtctttttactcgtcacctggcatcattataaagtctaatgttctcgggcgtgctttgttctttcttaaacctgtaaaacaatattctctcattgactgattgtttaatttcgctattaaaccacggtgggcttttattagtgttaattcgcttctcgcacaaggggacgaatgtgttctactgagtgagtaagtgatttttaaggcttagccaggcttcctctacgttgccgtcatctgatagttgtatttctgttagtttttgtcggatttctacgaagttagctcttttgaaattgggcacctttactttattttcagtcactgatgattgagctttaatgtcgacgcgcactaatttatgatcgcaagaaccgaggtgttctcctaccgtgacactactgagaaggttatcttgggtcgttataacaaggtcgagtatattattttgtcgagttggctcagaaaccatttggcttagataattttcttctagaaattgatcattctatgtgactcgccttctgtacctgatagtgtcgcccagtcgatatgggggaggttaaagtctcctaatatcagtgagtcgctgttattaagtgactgccttaagacgctgtacatttcaaggtcgtcatcgagtgattgcccgggaggtctgtaggtgacagatatatttaaattgacttttgcaatgtttactcgcacgcacaaatgttcaacgttactgtttcccggtgttttgtcagtgggttgcaaatagcttttgacaaaaagggcgacgccaccgcctctacggtttacacgatctttgttgaagagtctgtagccatctatgttgtattcagaacttaaatcaatatttgtggtgtcgataaatgtttcggttatagcaattatgtcaaaattttctgttagagcaagacatctcagctcatcaaatttgtttcttaggctacgcgctttgaaactaaggattttcaagttatctagaggcttggtaatagaggtggtggtacttgcgggatcacggttacgggtttgttgcgatgcacggcgtctatttacacgggcggggtggagggacgtggccgtgactcgtttgtTGCtcggaaacggaggaggaggaagaggaggaggaggaggaagaggaggtggtgctCGCTGTAGAagtggaggctgtggtggtggctgtACTGAGTGgaggtgactgactgggtggttctgctggtgctggtggtggaggcggaggcggaggtggaggtagaggtggaggagatggagttgGTGATCCGTCCTCCTGGCTGGCTCCTTGATCCTCCTATAGGTGGTTTGTGTAAAGAATTGTGTGATGACAAATGGTTCATGTTTGTCTTAAGGTCGTGTTtgaaaacatttcgtcgcccaagttcacatatttgacatggctttcgtaggagctgtaggcctttccaggggtagttttatgaccctgatggtagtgtgacgcttcttctgtgccatgaaccttaaaaaacactcatgaaaaacagtttgatcccctctctgacctttagaaatagttgatgtgagaagcgatggcgTCTTAAAACACGGCCCTCAGCCCTTTGTCTTAAACTAGTAACTCTTAgcttagtcacacacacacggatacattGATGGGTTagagcaaatcaacaccaaggcgggaAGGTTCATtgcaaacttttttttatttaattttttttttacagcaaaggagtcagttcaagggaatacaaaaaggtaacaaatgtgaaagaaaaagcccgctgaaaaaaaaaaaataaataaataaataaaaaatgcccgCAAACTACACTTGAACACCTGGTACTACCTTTGCCCTTTGTTTTAAGctccctgcaccaccaccaccaccaccaccactgctaccaccacccccgccactaGACTCACTGTTGCCGAGGAGGTAGGTCGGGAGGGGGGACGggcgcctctcctccctcctcctcctgtcgccgagaatgagaatagagaatagattatggatagatagattgtggcgtgttatctccttctctttcctccgtcaCTCGCGATATGTTACCGtttaattaacccgtccgctgcgattgccacggatttggctttggtatcgcagcggacgggttgagaGAGTGTAATTTAAGTTTCAGCACTAGTAATGTCATTCGTGATATGTTACCattcaacccgtccgctgcgactgtcatggatttggctttggtatcgcagtggacgggttgaGAGAATGTAATTTAAGTTTCAGCACTAGTAATGTCATTCGTGATATGTTACCattcaacccgtccgctgcgactgtcatggatttggctttggtatcgcagtggacgggttgaGAGAATGTAATTTAGTCTCCGCGTTAGCAACGACCCTTTACTGGCCTGATCACCGACACTAAGCCACCATTCAATAACCTGAATCAACTTGGGcactcacataaaaaaataaaataaataaataaataaataaagagaatataattTAGTTTCCACACTAGTAATGACCTTTTACTGGCCCTATCACTGACCCTAAGccacccaccccccacctgaATCAACTTGGGCGGGGTGGGCAGGGTCTCGGAGAAGGCCCCGGCGAGGTCCTCCACCACCTGGGAGTCCTCGGGCAGCCGCAGAGAGTGGATCTGTTCCTGGATATCGTTGAGCATGAGGCAGATCTGCTGAAGCATCTGTTCCTCCCTGGTGTGGTTGTTGATCTCCAGCAGGGcactgagggagagggggagagagggggggcatgAGTAGgcaggtggggggggaggagggggaatgggagggggtgtgtggggtgtgggcaGAATGGGTATGTATGGGTgatagtaatgtgtgtgtgtgtgtgtgtgtgtgtgtgtgtgtgtgtgtgtgtgtgtgtgtgtgtgggagggagcagGTGAGGATATGGGTGATGGAAtggggtgtgagtgagtgtgtgtgtgcgtgtgtgtgtgtgtgtgtgggagggagcagGTGAGGATATGGGTGATGGAAtggggtgtgagtgagtgtgtgtgtgtgtgtgtgtgtgtgtgtgtgtatggacgaGAGATGGTGTtatgcatatgtgtgtgcgtgagtgtgcgtCTGTGTATGTGTGCTCCTATAGAAGACGAAAGTGCATATCTGTCTTACATTGATAATTGCGATGccgaagaaataaaaacaatggataaataaaaaaagaaaatagtaaggAAATGGCTGATACTCACATGCATATCTGTtctataatgacgatgatgatgacaaagaaataaaaataaataaataaaaaaaaagaaaataataagaaaatggcCGATACTCACATGCATATCTGTTCTATATTAACGATGTGTCTGCTGAGGACCCGGACCCCAATCTGCGAGTCCAGGGCCGAGCGAGACCTGGCAGACGGCCCCGGGGGAAGGTCGGCCCCGCGGATCGCCCCGAGCAGCCCCGACGCCCTGGATCCCGAGGCGTCATCCGAAATGGTGTCAAGGGATGTGTTGAGCAGCGGATGAGATGGATTTCGGATGGAGTAGCAGGGGGTGGAGGCGGAGTGCGAGGCGGAGGACCTGGAGAAGTAATTACAGGGATGGCGGGAGAGAAGCCGCGCCATGGAAGAGCGGAGCCGGTCGGAGGAGAGTggattggtggaggaggaggtggaggaggaggaggaagaggagggggcatCGGACCGGGAGGGATTacggagtgaggagagagggacagaggatggggtggaggaacgtggaagaagggtggagggctgggggaggagaggagccgTGCGAGAGGCGTGCGTTCCGACGGTGGATGTGGATGTGGAGCAGCCGAGAGATCCGCTAGGGAGCTGAGCGGTGACGGCAGCGTAGGATAGAGATCAGGCAGCTCGGCATGGGTGGAAAGTCTCGAGAATGGTGGATCGGTGGGTGGATCAGAAGGCAGAGCGGAGGGGCAGTGGTGGATCATAGGGCGGaagaggcgggagaggaggaagtggaggcgaggggagaagaggtacAGGGGACAGTGGAGGggctggtggagaggtggaagaggtggaagaggaggaggaccgggGGCAGAGGGGCTGTGTCGCATCACTCGGATCATCAACAGCATCCCTGGACTCCACCccggccccgccccgctccgTTCGCCTGACTCAGGGCATCTTCCGGCGGCCCCGCTCTCTCTGCCCAGTTGACCCGCCCTGGTCGCCTGCCGTGAATCCCAggtggtcggatagatggaagtAGTAACCCCAATGGAGGCTTGACCGTTCGCCCGTGCCCCGGATAGCGGCGACAGGGTGGACGTTGACACCCCAGTACTAGCCTCCTCTTCATTACCCCACGTTCGTCATCACCCTGGGGCCTGGGGCGGGGTCAGGTCAGGGCTCCCATGGGTTAGGAGTCGCATCGGTCGCCACCCCGTCGGAATCTTGCCCCAGACGATGGAGCCGAGACGTCCACAGGAGCGAGAGTCAGGTGTTGCGTTCCGAGGCTCAGCTAGCCCCAGAGGTCGCTGAGGAGGACGAGTCTAGGCTTGAGGAGGAGGCGCTGTCGTCACTCACCATCTGGCGCAGCGATCGAGCCGCCCCCAAGCTGGATGACTCCTCCACCCGCTCctcgccctcccccgcccctGCTCCGCCGCCGTCCGTGTCCCCCCCGAGGCCGCCCCCGCCCCATAAGGCTGAGGATGGCCTGGGTGGGTCGCTTGTGTTGGTGGAGTCctggaggggaggtaaggggtggTTAGGTTAAGCTGCTGCTGGTGGtagagacagacatatagacagatggatatagAGGTTAATAAAGTATGGATAAaaggatacagacagacagatggataaagacagacaaagaaagaaatatagaatggatgagaaagatatagaaagaagagatgaaggatgaatgagaatgaagaagatatagaatggatggatagagacagacaaagaaagagatatagaatggaacagacagacagacagacatatagacagttggatagatagataaataaagcagAAATTAAAGAATATAAACACACTAATGgatggataaagacagacagagataatgaatggaacagacagacagacagatggacggatGTATAGACAGttggatatatagataa
It encodes:
- the LOC126990133 gene encoding uncharacterized protein LOC126990133 isoform X1, coding for MARLLSRHPCNYFSRSSASHSASTPCYSIRNPSHPLLNTSLDTISDDASGSRASGLLGAIRGADLPPGPSARSRSALDSQIGVRVLSRHIVNIEQICIALLEINNHTREEQMLQQICLMLNDIQEQIHSLRLPEDSQVVEDLAGAFSETLPTPPKLIQEDQGASQEDGSPTPSPPPLPPPPPPPPPPAPAEPPSQSPPLSTATTTASTSTASTTSSSSSSSSSSSSVSEQQTSHGHVPPPRPCK
- the LOC126990133 gene encoding uncharacterized protein LOC126990133 isoform X2 — encoded protein: MARLLSRHPCNYFSRSSASHSASTPCYSIRNPSHPLLNTSLDTISDDASGSRASGLLGAIRGADLPPGPSARSRSALDSQIGVRVLSRHIVNIEQICIALLEINNHTREEQMLQQICLMLNDIQEQIHSLRLPEDSQVVEDLAGAFSETLPTPPKLIQEEEGGEAPVPPPDLPPRQQ